From a region of the Buteo buteo chromosome 7, bButBut1.hap1.1, whole genome shotgun sequence genome:
- the MASP1 gene encoding mannan-binding lectin serine protease 1 isoform X1, whose translation MWGTVAGRGRRDLHGKCQTTPDAHTHRRTHAHKSPDGDKADSGAFGRRQSRPPQTNQRSSALNPPANPPGSKMRYPLTWSFCALLLSAADAIELTDMFGEIQSPNFPDSYPSDSEVTWNISVPDGFKIKLYFMHFDLESSYLCEYDYVKIQAEDQELATFCGRETTDTEQAPGQQVILSPGPYMGLTFRSDFSNEERFTGFDAHYTAVDVDECLEKSDEELACDHYCHNYIGGYYCSCRFGYILHSDNRTCKVECSDNLYTQRSGVVTSADFPSPYPKSSDCLYRIELEEGFFITLSFEDSFDVEDHPEVTCPYDYIKIKAGHREFGPFCGEKSPGLIETQTNSVQILFHSDNSGENRGWKLAYTAIGNPCPLVQPPINGKIEPSQAKYTFKDQVVISCNTGYKVLKDNLESDSFQIECLKDGTWSNKIPICKIADCKAPLELEHGFVTFSSRNNLTTYRAAIQYHCQHPYYHMAPNSTATYTCDASGVWRSEELGTKLPSCRPVCGRPARPLPGIIKRIIGGRNAEPGFFPWQALIVVEDMSRVPNDKWFGSGALLSDSWVLTAAHVLRSQRRDKTVIPVSKEHVTVYLALHDVRNKMEAVNRTVEKIILHEEFDIQNYNHDIALVKLKEKVTMGNYVMPVCLPQFEHELEGPHPNTLGLVAGWGISNPNITVDEIISSGMRTLSDILQYVKLPVVLHAECKTSYESRSGNYSVTENMFCAGYYEGGKDTCLGDSGGAFVIQDPGTRRWVAQGLVSWGGPEECGSKQVYGVYTKVSNYVDWVEKKTGSSERWTFLDPELES comes from the exons ATGTGGGGAACGGttgcaggcaggggaaggcgTGACCTGCATGGAAAATGCCAGACAACTCCAGACGCACACACACATAGGCGCACACACGCTCACAAATCTCCGGACGGAGATAAGGCGGACAGCGGAGCGTTTGGAAGGAGGCAAAGCCGTCCCCCGCAAACCAACCAGCGATCCTCCGCGCTAAACCCGCCGGCAAACCCTCCCGGCAGCAAAATGAG GTACCCCCTGACCTGGTCCTTTTGTGCCTTGCTGCTCTCCGCGGCAGATGCCATCGAGCTGACGGACATGTTTGGGGAGATCCAGTCTCCCAACTTCCCTGATTCCTATCCCAGCGACTCGGAAGTGACGTGGAACATCTCTGTGCCCGACGGATTTAAAATCAAGCTGTACTTCATGCATTTTGACTTGGAGTCATCCTACCTCTGTGAATACGACTATGTGAAG ATTCAAGCTGAGGACCAGGAGCTGGCAACCTTCTGCGGCAGGGAGACGACAGACacagagcaggctcctggccAGCAAGTGATCCTGTCCCCAGGGCCCTACATGGGGCTCACATTCAGGTCTGACTTCTCCAACGAGGAACGCTTCACTGGCTTCGATGCCCATTACACTGCCGTGG ATGTGGATGAGTGCCTGGAGAAAAGTGACGAGGAGCTGGCGTGTGACCACTACTGCCACAACTACATCGGCGGGTACTACTGCTCCTGCAGGTTCGGCTACATTCTCCACTCTGACAACAGGACCTGCAAAG TGGAGTGCAGCGACAATCTCTACACCCAGAGGAGCGGGGTGGTCACCAGCGCCGACTTCCCCAGCCCCTACCCCAAAAGCTCGGACTGCCTGTACCGCATCGAGCTGGAGGAGGGTTTCTTCATCACCCTGAGCTTCGAGGACAGCTTCGACGTGGAAGACCACCCCGAGGTGACCTGTCCTTATGACTACATCAAG ATCAAAGCTGGACATAGGGAGTTTGGCCCTTTCTGTGGAGAGAAGTCCCCAGGACTCATtgaaacccaaaccaacagcGTGCAGATCCTCTTCCACAGTGACAACTCGGGAGAGAACAGGGGCTGGAAGCTGGCGTACACAGCAATTG GAAACCCATGCCCACTTGTGCAACCACCGATCAATGGGAAAATTGAGCCTTCCCAAGCCAAGTACACCTTCAAAGACCAGGTTGTCATCAGCTGCAACACCGGATATAAAGTACTGAAG GATAACCTGGAAAGCGACTCCTTCCAGATCGAGTGTCTAAAGGACGGGACATGGAGTAACAAGATCCCCATCTGCAAAA TTGCTGACTGCAAAGCGCCGCTGGAGCTGGAGCATGGCTTTGTCACCTTCTCCTCCAGGAACAACCTGACCACCTATCGAGCAGCCATCCAGTACCACTGCCAGCACCCCTACTACCACATGGCCCCCAACAGCACCG CCACCTACACGTGCGACGCATCAGGGGTATGGAGGAGCGAGGAGCTGGGGACCAAGCTGCCATCCTGCCGACCAG TGTGCGGCCGGCCAGCTCGTCCTCTGCCTGGGATCATCAAGCGCATCATTGGCGGGCGAAACGCAGAGCCCGGCTTCTTCCCCTGGCAGGCCCTGATTGTGGTGGAGGACATGTCCCGGGTACCCAATGACAAATGGTTTGGCAGCGGGGCCCTGCTCTCAGACTCCTGGGTGCTGACAGCCGCCCACGTGCTCCGCTCCCAGCGGCGAGACAAGACCGTCATCCCTGTCTCCAAGGAGCACGTCACTGTCTACCTGGCCCTTCACGATGTGAGGAACAAGATGGAGGCCGTCAACCGGACAGTGGAGAAGATCATCCTCCATGAGGAGTTTGACATCCAGAACTACAACCATGACATTGCTCTGGTcaagctgaaggagaaggtgaccATGGGGAATTATGTCATGCCTGTCTGCCTGCCCCAGTTTGAGCACGAGCTGGAGGGGCCTCACCCCAACACGCTGGGGCTGGTGGCCGGCTGGGGTATCTCCAATCCCAACATCACGGTGGATGAGATCATCAGCTCGGGCATGAGGACGCTGTCCGACATCCTGCAGTACGTCAAGCTGCCGGTGGTGCTGCACGCGGAGTGCAAGACCAGCTACGAGTCACGGTCAGGGAACTACAGCGTGACCGAGAACATGTTCTGCGCTGGCTACTACGAAGGTGGGAAGGACACTTGCTTGGGAGACAGCGGGGGAGCCTTTGTCATCCAGGACCCGGGAACCCGGAGGTGGGTGGCCCAAGGGCTGGTCTCATGGGGTGGCCCAGAGGAGTGCggcagcaagcaggtgtacgGTGTGTACACCAAGGTCTCTAACTATGTGGACTgggtggagaagaaaacaggctCCTCAGAGAGGTGGACATTTCTGGACCCGGAGCTGGAGAGTTGA
- the MASP1 gene encoding mannan-binding lectin serine protease 1 isoform X2 has product MWGTVAGRGRRDLHGKCQTTPDAHTHRRTHAHKSPDGDKADSGAFGRRQSRPPQTNQRSSALNPPANPPGSKMRYPLTWSFCALLLSAADAIELTDMFGEIQSPNFPDSYPSDSEVTWNISVPDGFKIKLYFMHFDLESSYLCEYDYVKIQAEDQELATFCGRETTDTEQAPGQQVILSPGPYMGLTFRSDFSNEERFTGFDAHYTAVDVDECLEKSDEELACDHYCHNYIGGYYCSCRFGYILHSDNRTCKVECSDNLYTQRSGVVTSADFPSPYPKSSDCLYRIELEEGFFITLSFEDSFDVEDHPEVTCPYDYIKIKAGHREFGPFCGEKSPGLIETQTNSVQILFHSDNSGENRGWKLAYTAIGNPCPLVQPPINGKIEPSQAKYTFKDQVVISCNTGYKVLKDNLESDSFQIECLKDGTWSNKIPICKTADRADNQTEGRAGSEQVAA; this is encoded by the exons ATGTGGGGAACGGttgcaggcaggggaaggcgTGACCTGCATGGAAAATGCCAGACAACTCCAGACGCACACACACATAGGCGCACACACGCTCACAAATCTCCGGACGGAGATAAGGCGGACAGCGGAGCGTTTGGAAGGAGGCAAAGCCGTCCCCCGCAAACCAACCAGCGATCCTCCGCGCTAAACCCGCCGGCAAACCCTCCCGGCAGCAAAATGAG GTACCCCCTGACCTGGTCCTTTTGTGCCTTGCTGCTCTCCGCGGCAGATGCCATCGAGCTGACGGACATGTTTGGGGAGATCCAGTCTCCCAACTTCCCTGATTCCTATCCCAGCGACTCGGAAGTGACGTGGAACATCTCTGTGCCCGACGGATTTAAAATCAAGCTGTACTTCATGCATTTTGACTTGGAGTCATCCTACCTCTGTGAATACGACTATGTGAAG ATTCAAGCTGAGGACCAGGAGCTGGCAACCTTCTGCGGCAGGGAGACGACAGACacagagcaggctcctggccAGCAAGTGATCCTGTCCCCAGGGCCCTACATGGGGCTCACATTCAGGTCTGACTTCTCCAACGAGGAACGCTTCACTGGCTTCGATGCCCATTACACTGCCGTGG ATGTGGATGAGTGCCTGGAGAAAAGTGACGAGGAGCTGGCGTGTGACCACTACTGCCACAACTACATCGGCGGGTACTACTGCTCCTGCAGGTTCGGCTACATTCTCCACTCTGACAACAGGACCTGCAAAG TGGAGTGCAGCGACAATCTCTACACCCAGAGGAGCGGGGTGGTCACCAGCGCCGACTTCCCCAGCCCCTACCCCAAAAGCTCGGACTGCCTGTACCGCATCGAGCTGGAGGAGGGTTTCTTCATCACCCTGAGCTTCGAGGACAGCTTCGACGTGGAAGACCACCCCGAGGTGACCTGTCCTTATGACTACATCAAG ATCAAAGCTGGACATAGGGAGTTTGGCCCTTTCTGTGGAGAGAAGTCCCCAGGACTCATtgaaacccaaaccaacagcGTGCAGATCCTCTTCCACAGTGACAACTCGGGAGAGAACAGGGGCTGGAAGCTGGCGTACACAGCAATTG GAAACCCATGCCCACTTGTGCAACCACCGATCAATGGGAAAATTGAGCCTTCCCAAGCCAAGTACACCTTCAAAGACCAGGTTGTCATCAGCTGCAACACCGGATATAAAGTACTGAAG GATAACCTGGAAAGCGACTCCTTCCAGATCGAGTGTCTAAAGGACGGGACATGGAGTAACAAGATCCCCATCTGCAAAA CTGCAGATAGAGCCGACAACCAGACAGAGGGAAGAGCCGGCTCGGAGCAAGTGGCCGCGTGA
- the LOC142033336 gene encoding receptor-transporting protein 3-like, whose translation MGTWQDVFAVKIADMHLTEPWTLQEDDTLQVHVLKPGWKEFVQRHALGRFRCSRCFHEWSSAKVHMLFHMSRRRGQGTVWMRAFRQACRRCPDPRLEEPEFSQETMERLTHNLVLKILKYFYHMPVQPSDLLEVVVDALVTGPHNAACCEGCQLGVCSASQRLAPASDAWEPLMDADKARTHRTLKRQGMRPYTTPTHHSSPFGSNFPWKCCCCTGGSFLSVLAVLLFILLYFTEK comes from the exons ATGGGGACCTGGCAGGATGTTTTTGCAGTGAAAATTGCAGATATGCACTTAACAGAGCCATGGACACTTCAGGAGGATGATACCCTGCAGGTGCACGTCCTCAAGCCTGGCTGGAAGGAGTTTGTGCAGCGCCATGCTCTTGGGAG GTTTCGGTGCTCCCGATGCTTTCACGAGTGGTCTTCGGCCAAAGTGCACATGCTGTTCCACATGAGCCGGCGCCGGGGTCAGGGCACGGTGTGGATGCGAGCCTTTCGCCAGGCGTGCAGGCGGTGCCCCGACCCCCGCCTGGAGGAGCCCGAATTCAGCCAGGAGACTATGGAGAGGCTTACGCACAACCTGGTGCTAAAGATCCTCAAGTACTTCTACCACATGCCTGTCCAGCCCTCCGACCTACTGGAAGTTGTGGTGGATGCACTGGTGACGGGTCCACACAACGCTGCCTGCTGCGAGGGCTGCCAGCTCGGCGTTTGCAGCGCGTCGCAGCGGCTGGCCCCGGCGTCGGATGCCTGGGAGCCCTTGATGGATGCGGACAAGGCCAGGACCCATCGCACCCTGAAACGCCAGGGCATGAGGCCCTACACAACCCCAACCCACCACTCCTCGCCCTTTGGTAGCAACTTCCcctggaaatgctgctgctgcaccgGCGGctcttttctcagtgttttagCAGTGCTCCTCTTCATCCTGCTTTATTTCACCGAGAAGTAG